One genomic window of Salmo salar unplaced genomic scaffold, Ssal_v3.1, whole genome shotgun sequence includes the following:
- the LOC123735915 gene encoding piggyBac transposable element-derived protein 4-like, protein MLWKGRLAFRQYIPSKRHRFGVKFFVMCDVKTGYVLDIIVYTGSTTDIKHYEGLGVSGSVVMTMLAPHLGKGHTLYVDNWYSSPTLFQHLLSNSTGACGTVRSNRKGMPAFGCRKMQRGEVEFQENGQQLAVKWHDKRDVHVLSTVHTATMSATGKVDHLTGERKIKPDCVLDYNLKMGAVDKADMINSFVECTRKTTKWYKKIFFQLIDTAVLNGSIVHRQLTGKVITYQKYRENLMRELLEEHHTPRRPSTGGRPALDNPLRLTARHFPCKVPQTAAQGSRTRRHCKVCLSGARRRKQRKMTKYMCLACDTPLCISPCFEEYHMLKHY, encoded by the exons atgttatggaaaggtaggctggcgttccgtcaatatattccctccaaaaggcacaggtttggggtcaagttCTTTGTCATGTGCGACGTGAAGACAGGATATGTCCTGGATATTATAGTGTACACAGGGTCTACCACTGACATCAAACATTATGAGGGGCTTGGGGTGTCTGGGTCCGTGGTGATGACCATGCTGGCTCCTCATCTCGGCAAGGGACACACTTTGTACGTGGACAATTGGTACAGCAGTCccacactcttccagcatctgctctccaacagcacaggggcctgtggcacagtcaggtcgaacaggaaggggatgccggcattcggatgcaggaagatgcagagaggggaggtggagttccaggagaacggtcaacagctggcagtaaagtggcatgacaaaagagacgtccatgtcctctccactgtccatacagcaaccatgtcggccacagggaaggtggaccacctgacgggagagagaaagataaaaccAGATTGTGTGCTagactataacctcaaaatgggggccgtggataaggcggacatgataaacagctttgtggaatgcactcggaaaacgaccaagtggtataagaagaTATTTTTCCAGCTGATCGACACTGCTGTCCTCAACGGCAGCATAGTTCACCGCCAACTAAcag GTAAAGTAATTACCTACCAAAAATACAGAGAGAACCTCATGAGAGAGCTGTTGGAGGAGCACCACACCCCTCGGCGCCCCTCCACTGGGGGTCGCCCTGCTTTAGACAATCCCCTACGCCTCACTGCACGGCATTTTCCCTGCAAAGTCCCTCAAACTGCTGCTCAAGGTAGTCGCACACGGAGGCACTGCAAAGTCTGCCTGTCTGGCGCCAGGAGACGTAAGCAGAGGAAGATGAcaaaatacatgtgtttagcttgtGATACACCTCTATGTATTTCACCATGCTTTGAGGAGTATCACATGCTCAAGCATtattga